From one Streptomyces sp. R41 genomic stretch:
- a CDS encoding CHAD domain-containing protein, with product MADTKREIERKYEGPPAGEDARLPDLTGVSGVSGVIDKGVAELDATYYDTPDQRLAAASLTLRRRTGGDDAGWHLKLPVSEGVRDEIHAPLSDTVPRSLTGLVRSRIRDAELVPLVRLLSARDIRHLVDASGALLAEVSLDRVRAERLSGGEGTAEWTEIEVELADDGDPAFLDKVEKKLRKAGLSRSSSPSKLAKALGETGKRKKVAAAPVEKDPVTAGDHVLAYIRAQRDAIVELDPAVRRDVYDSVHSMRVATRRMRSTFRSYGKVLDRTVTDPIGDELKWLAGELGIDRDQEVLTERLTEALDNLPRTLLSGPVRTRLRTWSHARHGGSRRRLIAVLDGKRYLDLLTALDATVSDPPLLKAASQDPAKVIAKAVRKDFKKVSDLIGQALDLPPGADRDLAMHEARKKAKRTRYAAETAAPALGKPASDLVKSMKSLQTLLGDHQDSVMARDALLALSAQAYAAGESSFTYGVLYGREEQRAAAAEAALPGAWEAIEGQGAV from the coding sequence ATGGCGGACACCAAGCGCGAGATCGAGCGAAAGTACGAGGGTCCCCCGGCCGGCGAAGACGCGAGACTGCCGGACCTGACCGGCGTGTCCGGAGTCTCGGGTGTCATCGACAAGGGCGTGGCCGAGCTCGACGCCACCTACTACGACACCCCCGACCAACGGCTCGCGGCCGCCTCCCTCACCCTCCGCCGCCGCACCGGCGGCGACGACGCGGGCTGGCACCTCAAACTCCCGGTCTCCGAGGGCGTACGCGACGAGATCCACGCCCCGCTCTCCGACACCGTGCCCCGCTCCCTGACCGGCCTCGTACGCTCCCGGATCCGTGACGCCGAACTCGTCCCCCTCGTACGCCTGCTGTCGGCCCGGGACATCCGCCACCTCGTGGACGCCTCCGGCGCCCTTCTCGCCGAGGTCAGCCTCGACCGCGTGCGCGCCGAGCGGCTCAGCGGCGGCGAAGGCACCGCCGAGTGGACCGAGATCGAGGTGGAGCTCGCGGACGACGGCGACCCCGCGTTCCTCGACAAGGTCGAGAAGAAGCTCCGCAAGGCGGGCCTGAGCCGCTCCTCCTCGCCCTCCAAGCTGGCGAAGGCGCTGGGAGAGACCGGCAAGCGCAAGAAGGTCGCCGCGGCCCCCGTGGAGAAGGACCCGGTCACGGCGGGCGACCACGTCCTCGCGTACATCCGCGCCCAGCGCGACGCGATCGTCGAACTGGACCCCGCCGTCCGCCGCGACGTCTACGACTCCGTGCACAGCATGCGCGTCGCCACCCGCAGGATGCGCAGCACGTTCCGCTCGTACGGCAAAGTCCTCGACCGCACCGTCACCGACCCGATCGGCGACGAGCTGAAGTGGCTGGCCGGCGAACTCGGCATCGACCGCGACCAGGAGGTGCTCACCGAGCGGCTCACGGAAGCGCTCGACAACCTGCCCCGCACCCTGCTCTCCGGCCCGGTCCGCACCCGCCTGCGCACCTGGTCCCACGCCCGCCACGGAGGCTCCCGGCGCCGCCTGATCGCCGTACTGGACGGAAAGCGGTACCTGGACCTGCTGACCGCGCTCGACGCGACAGTCTCCGACCCGCCGCTGCTCAAGGCGGCCTCCCAAGACCCCGCGAAGGTGATCGCGAAGGCTGTCCGCAAGGACTTCAAGAAGGTCTCCGACCTGATCGGACAGGCCCTCGACCTGCCGCCCGGCGCCGACCGCGACCTCGCGATGCACGAGGCCCGCAAGAAGGCCAAGCGGACCAGGTACGCGGCCGAGACCGCCGCCCCGGCCCTGGGCAAACCCGCATCCGACCTGGTCAAGTCGATGAAGTCGTTGCAGACCCTGCTCGGCGACCACCAGGACAGCGTGATGGCCCGCGACGCGCTGCTCGCTCTGTCCGCGCAGGCGTACGCAGCGGGGGAGAGCTCCTTCACGTACGGGGTGCTGTACGGGCGCGAGGAGCAGCGGGCGGCGGCGGCCGAGGCCGCGCTGCCGGGGGCCTGGGAGGCCATCGAGGGGCAGGGAGCGGTCTGA
- a CDS encoding IS256 family transposase: protein MGSKDEPGPVESEHQVRTGAELARIAEKNRDLAEELVERARRDGLQLVGESGLLTGLVKLVLEGALEAEMAEHLGYEKGDPAGAGSGNHRNGTSRKTVLSQVGPVTIDIPRDRAGSFTPQIVPKHPRRVEGFTETIVSLYAKGLTTGEIQAHLAEVYDVEVSRDLVSRATAQVAQDLAAWRTRPLDRVYAVLLIDCIYIKIRDGAVANKPVYIAVGINLDGDRDVLGMWVGTGGEGAKQWMTWLTELRNRGVGDVLIACCDGLKGLPESINDVWPQTDVQLCVVHLVRTSLRYSAKQHWAAIARQLREVYTAKTADEAEQRFVRFEEEWGQRYPAVIDTWRRNWEHVIVFMRFPAPIRRVVYTTNMIESLNSRFRQATRRRGHFPDDDAALKVLYLVIRNPIKNRANVTGKTPAWKQAINSLASYYGDRVTNH, encoded by the coding sequence ATGGGCAGCAAGGACGAACCGGGCCCCGTTGAGAGCGAGCACCAGGTGCGGACGGGGGCGGAGTTGGCGCGGATCGCTGAGAAGAACCGGGATTTGGCCGAGGAGTTGGTGGAACGGGCCCGACGGGACGGGCTCCAGTTGGTGGGCGAGAGCGGTCTGCTCACCGGGCTGGTGAAGCTGGTCCTGGAGGGTGCGCTGGAGGCCGAGATGGCCGAGCACCTGGGCTACGAGAAAGGAGACCCGGCCGGCGCGGGGTCGGGCAACCACCGCAACGGCACCAGCCGCAAGACCGTGCTCTCCCAGGTGGGGCCGGTGACCATCGACATCCCCCGCGACCGCGCGGGATCGTTCACGCCACAGATCGTGCCCAAGCACCCCCGCCGCGTCGAGGGCTTCACCGAGACCATCGTCTCCCTGTACGCGAAGGGCCTGACTACCGGGGAGATCCAGGCCCACCTCGCGGAGGTCTACGACGTGGAGGTCTCCCGCGACCTGGTCTCCCGCGCCACTGCCCAGGTCGCCCAGGACCTGGCCGCCTGGCGCACACGGCCGCTGGACCGCGTCTACGCGGTGCTGCTGATCGACTGCATCTACATCAAGATCCGCGACGGCGCGGTCGCGAACAAGCCGGTCTACATCGCGGTCGGCATCAACCTCGATGGGGACCGCGACGTGCTCGGGATGTGGGTCGGCACCGGCGGCGAGGGCGCCAAGCAGTGGATGACCTGGCTGACCGAACTACGCAACCGCGGCGTTGGGGACGTCCTGATCGCCTGCTGCGACGGCCTCAAGGGGCTGCCGGAGTCGATCAACGACGTGTGGCCCCAGACCGACGTCCAGCTCTGCGTGGTCCACCTCGTGCGCACCAGCCTGCGCTACTCGGCCAAGCAGCACTGGGCCGCCATCGCCCGCCAGCTTCGCGAGGTCTACACGGCCAAGACCGCCGACGAGGCCGAGCAGCGCTTCGTCCGCTTCGAAGAGGAGTGGGGCCAGCGCTACCCGGCGGTGATCGACACCTGGCGCCGCAACTGGGAACACGTGATCGTCTTCATGCGCTTCCCGGCCCCGATCCGCCGCGTCGTCTACACCACCAACATGATCGAGTCCCTCAACTCCCGCTTCCGGCAAGCAACGCGGCGACGCGGCCACTTCCCCGACGACGACGCGGCATTGAAGGTGCTCTACCTGGTCATCCGCAACCCGATCAAGAACCGGGCCAACGTCACCGGCAAGACACCCGCCTGGAAGCAGGCCATCAACAGCCTCGCCAGCTACTACGGCGACCGCGTCACCAACCACTGA
- the mrdA gene encoding penicillin-binding protein 2, whose amino-acid sequence MTNIPETGRTPRVQIRLVVIQILVLSLLGTLGGRLWYLQIRNGDEYAKEASGNNVQQVVQPAVRGSILDARGVPIADNETRLVVSASRTDLLKMKDDGKAVLTKLAAVLGMKPQEVMEKVRLCDAKTPQPCWNGSPYQPIPVTDEATTQQALQIRERSEDFPGITAEPEAVRRYAAPGKSNTAQVLGYLSPVTDDEITKAKDSESPYLRSDQVGRSGLERQYDKELRGKAGVTRYEVDNLGRVIGKAESDAAEPGSNLVTSIDSRVQRVAEYELNNAMKVARQQFDKITGENYKADSGAVVVMEAKTGRIVAMASAPTYDPNVWVGGISAKDYKNLTGKNSDYPLLNRAIQGQSAPGSTFKVVSTAAAVEAGYEWDGGYPCTSSYSVGGQVFKNFEGESFGPISLGRALEVSCDTVFYGLADREWKKDGGINPKKGEPKDYFFKAAHQFGLGKETGVDLPNEVTGRVPDRQWKESYWKANKDAWCKTGKKDGSYVEKIAYENCLEGNKMREGDEINYSIGQGDTLVTPIQEAVIYGALANGGTMYQPTIGKAIVSPDGKTVQDIKPKAKGKLPVNKTALKGMDEALAGVVTRGTAAWKFGGWPQDKIALHAKTGTAEVYGKQTTSWFSTYSKDYTVVMTIAQAGTGSGASGEAVRNIYNALYGVQSDGSIDDKKALLPTPEKSLPKIQSDGSIDAPAISKDPAKDQHASESPSPGATDQQLPAGTAPSPTGSNRDTRRRTARPKKRRRLLT is encoded by the coding sequence GTGACCAACATCCCCGAGACCGGCCGGACCCCACGGGTCCAGATCCGACTCGTCGTCATCCAGATTCTCGTACTCTCCCTACTCGGCACCCTCGGCGGCCGCCTCTGGTACCTCCAGATCCGCAACGGCGACGAGTACGCCAAGGAAGCCTCCGGCAACAACGTCCAGCAGGTCGTGCAGCCCGCCGTGCGCGGCTCCATCCTGGACGCGCGCGGTGTGCCGATCGCCGACAACGAGACCCGGCTCGTGGTCTCCGCCTCCCGTACCGACCTGCTGAAGATGAAGGACGACGGCAAGGCCGTCCTCACCAAGCTCGCCGCGGTCCTGGGCATGAAGCCCCAGGAGGTCATGGAGAAGGTCCGCCTCTGCGACGCCAAGACGCCGCAGCCCTGCTGGAACGGCTCGCCCTACCAGCCGATCCCCGTCACCGACGAGGCCACCACCCAGCAGGCCCTGCAGATCCGCGAGCGCTCCGAGGACTTCCCCGGCATCACCGCCGAGCCCGAGGCCGTGCGCCGCTACGCCGCCCCCGGCAAGTCCAACACCGCGCAGGTCCTCGGCTACCTCTCGCCCGTCACCGACGACGAGATCACCAAGGCCAAGGACAGCGAATCGCCCTACCTCCGCTCCGACCAGGTCGGCCGCAGCGGCCTGGAGCGCCAGTACGACAAGGAGCTGCGCGGCAAGGCCGGCGTCACCCGCTACGAGGTCGACAACCTCGGCCGCGTCATCGGCAAGGCCGAGTCCGACGCCGCCGAGCCCGGCTCCAACCTCGTCACCAGCATCGACTCCCGCGTCCAGCGCGTCGCCGAGTACGAGCTGAACAACGCGATGAAGGTCGCCCGTCAACAGTTCGACAAGATCACCGGCGAGAACTACAAGGCCGACTCGGGCGCCGTCGTCGTGATGGAGGCCAAGACCGGCCGGATCGTCGCCATGGCGTCCGCTCCGACGTACGACCCGAACGTCTGGGTCGGCGGCATCTCCGCCAAGGACTACAAGAACCTCACCGGGAAGAACTCCGACTACCCGCTGCTCAACAGGGCCATACAGGGTCAGTCCGCGCCCGGTTCGACCTTCAAGGTGGTCTCCACGGCCGCCGCGGTCGAGGCCGGCTACGAGTGGGACGGCGGCTACCCGTGCACCAGCTCGTACTCGGTGGGCGGTCAGGTCTTCAAGAACTTCGAGGGAGAGAGCTTCGGCCCGATCTCGCTCGGCCGCGCCCTGGAGGTCTCCTGCGACACCGTCTTCTACGGCCTCGCCGACAGGGAGTGGAAGAAGGACGGCGGCATCAACCCGAAGAAGGGCGAGCCCAAGGACTACTTCTTCAAGGCCGCCCACCAGTTCGGCCTCGGCAAGGAGACCGGCGTCGACCTGCCCAACGAGGTCACCGGCCGCGTCCCTGACCGCCAGTGGAAGGAGAGCTACTGGAAGGCCAACAAGGACGCCTGGTGCAAGACGGGTAAGAAGGACGGCAGTTACGTCGAGAAGATCGCGTACGAGAACTGCCTCGAAGGCAACAAGATGCGCGAGGGTGACGAGATCAACTACTCCATCGGCCAGGGCGACACCCTCGTCACGCCGATCCAGGAGGCCGTGATCTACGGCGCGCTCGCCAACGGCGGCACCATGTACCAGCCGACCATCGGCAAGGCGATCGTCAGCCCCGACGGCAAGACCGTCCAGGACATCAAGCCGAAGGCCAAGGGCAAGCTCCCGGTCAACAAGACGGCGCTCAAGGGCATGGACGAGGCCCTCGCGGGCGTGGTCACCCGTGGTACCGCCGCCTGGAAGTTCGGCGGCTGGCCGCAGGACAAGATCGCGCTGCACGCCAAGACGGGTACCGCCGAGGTCTACGGCAAGCAGACCACGTCGTGGTTCTCCACGTACAGCAAGGACTACACGGTCGTCATGACGATCGCCCAGGCCGGTACGGGATCCGGCGCCTCCGGTGAGGCCGTGCGCAACATCTACAACGCGCTGTACGGCGTCCAGTCCGACGGCTCGATCGACGACAAGAAGGCCCTGCTGCCCACCCCGGAGAAGAGCCTGCCGAAGATCCAGTCCGACGGCTCGATCGACGCCCCGGCGATCTCCAAGGACCCGGCCAAGGACCAGCACGCCAGCGAGTCCCCGTCGCCCGGAGCCACCGACCAGCAACTGCCCGCCGGTACGGCGCCGTCGCCGACCGGGAGCAACCGCGATACCCGAAGGCGCACGGCCCGCCCGAAGAAGAGGCGGAGGCTCCTGACATGA
- the mreD gene encoding rod shape-determining protein MreD, translated as MRFNRMLLSATLVVVALVIQVSVLARLHLPGAVPDLVLLTVLALAMVYGHVSGALIGFGAGLLADLVPPADHAAGRYALVLCVIGYLAGLVKPDNGQLKSATGPMAVVVAAAVGSTLLYAGVGALVGDTAARHVGLGSLLFTAALYDLLLAPFVVPALMALARRAENNPLAETNTSAKAADVSAGWLSSGTGLRIGRQRGGLRVKAARARVARAGRIKGVKRL; from the coding sequence ATGCGTTTCAACCGGATGCTGCTCTCCGCCACCCTGGTGGTCGTCGCCCTGGTGATCCAGGTGAGCGTGCTCGCCCGACTCCATCTCCCGGGCGCCGTCCCTGACCTGGTGCTGCTCACCGTGCTGGCCCTCGCCATGGTCTACGGCCATGTCAGCGGTGCCCTCATCGGCTTCGGCGCGGGCCTGCTCGCCGACCTCGTGCCACCCGCCGACCACGCCGCCGGGCGCTACGCCCTCGTGCTGTGCGTCATCGGCTACCTCGCCGGACTGGTGAAGCCGGACAACGGCCAGCTCAAGTCCGCGACCGGCCCGATGGCCGTGGTCGTCGCCGCCGCGGTCGGCTCCACTCTGCTGTACGCAGGTGTCGGCGCCCTCGTCGGCGACACCGCCGCCCGCCATGTCGGCCTCGGCAGCCTGCTGTTCACCGCCGCCCTGTACGACCTGCTGCTCGCGCCGTTCGTCGTCCCGGCGCTGATGGCCCTGGCTCGGCGCGCCGAGAACAATCCGCTCGCCGAGACCAACACGTCCGCCAAGGCGGCCGACGTCTCCGCGGGCTGGCTGTCCTCCGGCACCGGGCTGCGCATCGGCAGGCAGCGCGGCGGGCTGCGGGTGAAGGCCGCGAGAGCGCGCGTCGCCCGCGCGGGACGCATCAAGGGGGTCAAGCGGCTGTGA
- the rodA gene encoding rod shape-determining protein RodA: MTGANNFSVSGYGPERAGWTRLFARDSLARRLDWPILLSAIALSMIGSALVYSATRNRTEINQGDPYYFLIRHLMNTGIGFGLMIGTIWLGHRTLRTAVPILYGLSVFLILMVLTPLGATVNGAHAWIVLGGGFSLQPSEFVKITIILGMAMLLAARVDAGDKQYPDHRTVLQSLGLAAVPVVIVLLMPDLGSVMVMVIIILGVLLASGASNRWVFGLLGTGALGAIAVWQLHILDEYQINRFAAFANPDLDPAGVGYNTNQARIAIGSGGLFGTGLGHGSQTTGQFVPEQQTDFVFTVAGEELGFVGAGLILLLLGVVLWRACRIARETTELYGTIVAAGIIAWFAFQSFENIGMTLGIMPVAGLPLPFVSYGGSSMFAVWVAVGLLQSIRVQRPMSA, from the coding sequence GTGACCGGAGCGAACAACTTCTCCGTCTCCGGGTACGGACCCGAGCGCGCGGGCTGGACACGCCTGTTCGCCCGCGACTCGCTCGCCCGCCGCCTCGACTGGCCGATACTCCTGTCGGCCATCGCGCTCTCGATGATCGGCTCGGCACTCGTCTACTCGGCGACCCGCAACCGCACCGAGATCAACCAGGGCGATCCGTACTACTTCCTCATCCGCCACCTCATGAACACCGGCATCGGTTTCGGCCTGATGATCGGCACGATCTGGCTCGGCCACCGCACCCTGCGCACGGCCGTGCCGATCCTGTACGGCCTCTCGGTCTTCCTGATCCTGATGGTGCTGACCCCGCTGGGCGCCACGGTCAACGGCGCGCACGCCTGGATCGTCCTGGGCGGTGGCTTCTCGCTCCAGCCCTCCGAGTTCGTGAAGATCACGATCATCCTGGGCATGGCGATGCTGCTCGCGGCGAGGGTCGACGCCGGCGACAAGCAGTATCCGGATCACCGCACGGTGCTGCAGTCCCTCGGCCTCGCCGCCGTCCCGGTCGTGATCGTCCTGCTCATGCCCGACCTCGGCTCGGTCATGGTCATGGTGATCATCATCCTGGGCGTGCTGCTGGCGTCGGGGGCCTCCAACCGCTGGGTGTTCGGCCTGCTCGGCACAGGCGCTCTGGGCGCGATCGCCGTCTGGCAGCTCCACATCCTGGACGAGTACCAGATCAACCGCTTCGCCGCCTTCGCCAACCCCGACCTCGACCCGGCCGGTGTCGGCTACAACACCAACCAGGCCCGCATCGCGATCGGCTCGGGCGGCCTCTTCGGCACGGGCCTCGGCCACGGCTCGCAGACGACGGGCCAGTTCGTCCCCGAACAGCAGACGGACTTCGTCTTCACGGTCGCGGGCGAGGAACTGGGCTTCGTGGGCGCGGGCCTGATACTGCTCCTGCTGGGCGTGGTCCTGTGGCGCGCCTGCCGCATCGCCCGCGAGACCACCGAGCTCTACGGCACGATCGTCGCGGCCGGCATCATCGCCTGGTTCGCCTTCCAGTCCTTCGAGAACATCGGCATGACCCTCGGCATCATGCCGGTCGCGGGCCTCCCGCTGCCCTTCGTCTCCTACGGCGGCTCGTCGATGTTCGCGGTGTGGGTGGCGGTGGGGTTGCTGCAGTCGATCAGGGTGCAGCGGCCCATGTCGGCGTAG
- a CDS encoding TIGR03960 family B12-binding radical SAM protein, whose amino-acid sequence MPAESAVSVFPQLEALLPHVQKPIQYVGGELNSTVKPWDACDVRWALMYPDAYEVGLPNQGVMILYEVLNEREGVLAERTYSVWPDLEELMRKHQVPQFTVDSHRPVKAFDVFGLSFSTELGYTNMLAALDLAGIPLESKDRGLDDPIVLAGGHAAFNPEPIADFIDAAIIGDGEQAVLDMTEIIRAWKAEGRPGGREEVLFRLAKTGNVYIPAFYDVEYLPDGRIARVVPNKSGVPWRVSKHTVMDLDEWPYPKQPLVPLAETVHERMSVEIFRGCTRGCRFCQAGMITRPVRERSITGIGDMVEKGLKATGFEEVGLLSLSSADHSEIGDIAKGLADRYEEDKIGLSLPSTRVDAFNVDLANELTRNGRRSGLTFAPEGGSERMRKVINKMVSEEDLIRTVSTAYGNGWRQVKLYFMCGLPTETDEDVLQIADMAMNVIAEGRKVSGQNDIRCTVSIGGFVPKPHTPFQWSPQLSAEETDARLEKLRDKIRGDKKYGRSIGFRYHDGKPGIVEGLLSRGDRRIGSVIRAVYEDGGRFDGWREHFSYDRWMACAGKTLPAFGVDVDWYTTRERTYEEVLPWDHLDSGLDKDWLWEDWQDALDETEVEDCRWTPCFDCGVCPQMDTAIQIGPTGKKLLPLTVKNAGPAPASSGHSH is encoded by the coding sequence ATGCCTGCCGAATCCGCTGTGTCGGTCTTCCCACAGCTCGAAGCTCTGCTCCCGCATGTGCAGAAGCCGATCCAGTACGTCGGCGGAGAGCTCAACTCCACGGTCAAGCCCTGGGACGCCTGTGACGTCCGCTGGGCGCTGATGTACCCCGACGCGTACGAGGTCGGGCTGCCCAACCAGGGCGTCATGATCCTCTACGAGGTACTGAACGAGCGCGAGGGCGTCCTCGCCGAGCGCACGTACAGCGTGTGGCCGGACCTGGAGGAGCTGATGCGCAAGCACCAGGTTCCCCAGTTCACGGTGGACAGCCACCGCCCGGTGAAGGCCTTCGACGTCTTCGGCCTGTCCTTCTCCACGGAGCTGGGCTACACGAACATGCTGGCCGCGCTGGACCTGGCGGGTATTCCGCTGGAGTCGAAGGATCGGGGGTTGGACGACCCGATCGTGCTGGCCGGCGGCCACGCGGCCTTCAACCCCGAGCCGATCGCCGACTTCATCGACGCGGCGATCATCGGCGACGGCGAGCAGGCCGTGCTCGACATGACCGAGATCATCCGCGCCTGGAAGGCGGAGGGCCGTCCTGGCGGCCGCGAGGAAGTCCTCTTCCGCCTCGCGAAGACGGGCAACGTCTACATCCCGGCGTTCTACGACGTCGAGTACCTCCCCGACGGCCGTATCGCCCGAGTGGTCCCGAACAAGTCGGGCGTCCCGTGGCGCGTGTCCAAGCACACGGTCATGGATCTCGACGAGTGGCCCTACCCCAAGCAGCCGCTGGTCCCGCTGGCCGAGACGGTCCACGAGCGCATGTCGGTCGAGATCTTCCGCGGCTGCACGCGCGGCTGCCGCTTCTGCCAGGCGGGCATGATCACGCGTCCGGTGCGCGAGCGCTCGATCACCGGCATCGGCGACATGGTGGAGAAGGGCCTGAAGGCGACGGGCTTCGAGGAGGTGGGCCTGCTTTCGTTGTCGTCGGCCGACCACTCGGAGATCGGTGACATCGCCAAGGGCCTGGCGGACAGGTACGAGGAAGACAAGATCGGCCTCTCCCTCCCCTCCACCCGTGTGGACGCCTTCAACGTGGACCTGGCGAACGAGCTGACCCGCAACGGTCGCCGCTCGGGCCTGACGTTCGCGCCGGAGGGCGGCAGCGAGCGCATGCGCAAGGTCATCAACAAGATGGTCTCGGAGGAGGACCTGATCCGCACGGTCTCCACCGCCTACGGCAACGGCTGGCGCCAGGTGAAGCTGTACTTCATGTGCGGCCTGCCGACGGAGACCGACGAGGACGTCCTCCAGATCGCCGACATGGCGATGAACGTGATCGCCGAGGGCCGCAAGGTCTCCGGCCAGAACGACATCCGCTGCACGGTGTCGATCGGCGGCTTCGTCCCCAAGCCCCACACGCCGTTCCAGTGGTCGCCCCAGCTCTCGGCGGAGGAGACGGACGCCCGTCTCGAAAAGCTCCGCGACAAGATCCGAGGCGACAAGAAGTACGGCCGCTCCATCGGCTTCCGCTACCACGACGGCAAGCCCGGCATCGTCGAGGGCCTGCTCTCCCGCGGCGACCGCCGCATCGGCTCCGTCATTCGCGCGGTCTACGAGGACGGCGGCCGCTTCGACGGCTGGCGCGAGCACTTCTCGTACGACCGCTGGATGGCCTGCGCCGGGAAGACCCTCCCCGCCTTCGGCGTGGACGTCGACTGGTACACGACGCGCGAGCGCACGTACGAGGAAGTCCTCCCCTGGGACCACCTCGACTCCGGCCTCGACAAGGACTGGCTGTGGGAGGACTGGCAGGACGCCCTCGACGAGACCGAGGTCGAGGACTGCCGCTGGACTCCGTGCTTCGACTGCGGGGTCTGCCCGCAGATGGACACGGCCATACAAATCGGCCCGACCGGCAAGAAGCTGCTGCCCCTGACGGTCAAGAACGCGGGTCCGGCGCCGGCGTCGAGCGGTCACTCTCACTGA